GGATTAAGAGGAAAGTTTGTTTGCTGAAAATTTAATGATCAGTTCTCACAAATTGGGGAATTGGTTTTACTGCACCCGAAATTTGTATTGGAAGATATGATTACTTACCATCGcctgaaaattttcaattttctagAATTTAAGGGCTCTTGTTCACAAATGCATAACCCCTATGAATACGTTGATTGATTATTCGTAGATCGACTATGCCAAGCTAAATGACACAGCCGCTGCCAGAAAATTAAGGTGTCCAGCTCAAAGTACCacaaaatgaaaaaggaaagaCATTCAACCCGAAAGCTGGCCCAAATCCACTCGCTTTCTTAGAATGCATTTTTGTAACCTAAAGGAAAattggaggaaaaaaaaaaaactaagcaAGATTactgataaaggactatttagattcGTCAGGAGTGTCAACTAATATCGTTTGGCTTAAgacaaaataagagaaaagataggataaaagactaaaagtcttattgaaattcttcaaagattgaaaagtcaCTTTCTAATAGgggagactatttataataaaaacaaaaccctaatatgcaaaattataaaaatattcaaaatatccaaaaaaaaaattaaaatgcaaatatTAGCCCCaatccaagtctgccgtaaaattcaagactagttgctccatatcattcccttccacttgtaaaaaCTCGtactcgagttgtcatcagcaggatagtactgaaatagatctgtcacattaaacgtcttggaaattttcatctaATGTGGGAGGccaagaacataggcattgtcattgatcttctgaatgatccggaatggaccaatcttcttggcgtcaagctttttctgtcctccaccacgctccttgcgtaaatacaccataacttggtcaccAACATTGAAagacttgaaacgcctatgtttataagttttagctttatatttgtcattggcttctataaggcattgttgtacctgtttgaaaacatccacgtgctgctttgccaagttgcttgcggcaatactgttgtaagcaaattccaccTGGTCTTGGATGATTTCACtttcctttggactcatctcgtaatgaggcagatttgataattttgatccagaaataagatcaatctgatgttggatatcccgtggaggtggaagcttggatgattcctccactatcttaggaaactccttcaacagctctttgacgggtggtggtaaaggtggtacatcctccattgtacttttttctctcaccaataaagctagTGTGCCATAACTTGTTggcgtaaatacaccataacttggtcaccAACATTGAAagacttgaaacgcctatgtttataagttttagctttatatttgtcattggcttctataaggcattgttgtacctgtttgaaaacatccacgtgctgctttgccaagttgcttgcggcaatactgttgtaagcaaattccaccTGGTCTTGGATGATTTCACtttcctttggactcatctcgtaatgaggcagatttgataattttgatccagaaataagatcaatctgatgttggatatcccgtggaggtggaagcttggatgattcctccactatcttaggaaactccttcaacagctctttgacgggtggtggtaaaggtggtacatcctccattgtacttttttctctcaccaataaagttagtgtgcctccagatttctcaactgcgctTGATAGCTTCTGCACTCCCGTAGAAACAGCAATAGTATGCTTCCCTTCCACCTTAGAACGTTTCGCAGAACCGaaaggcaagatagtaatcttcttttgattccacgtgaacatgtatgaattctccttccccttatgcaaagcatcaacgtcGAATTGCCacgggcgacctagcaaaatgccacagcaatccatattcacaacatcacaattaacaagttCAGTATAAGATACCGATCGAGATAGACACGCTtcagattctgttgacctcaattgtcgatccttccttaatccatccgactttgtatggtgaAGGGTGAGACTGCGTAGACAACTGTAATTTTTCCACCAactgcttagctatcagattctcacaactgcagctatctataattagcctgcaaattgcctctcctactcgacactttgcctggaaaatcttcctcctttgtgtctcgtcctcctgttttgttgagcataagatctttttcaccacataggtgacctccatcttcagaaccagcaatagatTCGTCATCGTCATCCTCTTCCTCATCAGTTTCAGCCACTTGCTCAACTATATTAACCTGCCGGCGGTCAGtattaactcctctacgttATGGATAATTATTCGATCGATGACCAGATTGCCTGCACCGGTAACATGTCTCCCGTtggcttctgataaggattggtcCTGCCTCCTTTGTCTGTTGTAGTAGTGACTGCCTTGCCCTTGCtatctctcctttcttccatggtAATCGAGGGgttgccagaatttacaactTTAGAAGGCTGCCCGCTGTAGTTGCCTCTATATTGCTGCGTCCCTGTTGAACCAGAATTTCTGTAATTGAAATTTTGGTTGTACTGCTGCTGTcgtggctgccaatcaacacgctcttctgccctttttgccatctcaatagcgtctgccaaggtgaaaatcgttgctactcccatcatacaacgaATTTTGTGATTCAGCCCCTTCtaataatgagcaacctgttgggcctcgttctcacagttttcacatcTCGCCTGCAGCCTTAAAAACTCCTCGGTATACTCATCCACCCTTCGGTTCCCTtgtacacagtcatgataccgaTTATATAAAATATGAGCGTGATCGCTAGGCAAGAACCGTTGTTCAAACATCTGCTTCATCAGCACCCAGTTTCGTATGGACTTCAGCCTCCTCCGATAGCGTTCgttttgaatcgaattccaCCAGGCTGCTGCACCCCCTTTCATCTTATAGGTCACAATTGGAACCTTGCGCTCCTCTTTCACGTTCATAATTTCAAAGAAGCGTTCAACCTCTgccagccaatcaagaacagattcaACATCTAACGAACaaaaaaagttttgaaggtctaccTTGATCCTGTAACCTTCCTGATAATTCTGTTGGTGATTCGCAGGCATAGGACCGcaggattggcggccacaggATTGGCAGCCACAGGGAATGTGCGGCGGCGGcaggttggtggattccctgctgcaaggtcagctgtccgatcatctccctcaattctgccaaggatgcctcaatcgcagcaagtcgcgcctcttggttatctgccatggtcgaacttcgctctgataccaatctgataaaggactatttagactccgtcaggagtttcaaccaatatcgtttggcctaaaacgaaataagagaaaagataggataAAAGacaaagtcttattgaaatttttcaaaaattgaaaagtccctttctaatagccaagggaggctatttataataaaaacaaaaccctaatatgcaaaattatgaaaatatctaaaatatccaaaaaaataattaaaatgcaaaaattagCCCCGGTCCTAatctgccgtaaaatccaaggctagttgctccaTATCAATTACTCTCACACCATTTATCCATAAAACCATCTAAATAGAAGAGATAAAAAGAATGCATGGGCAATGACCTGAAAAAGGAGGCAAAAAATATTGCTGTTAGAAATACAGTCCAACCGTTATCCTATAATGTAAGCAGGCCATATGATGGCATGTCCTCTAGCCGTGATATATCATCAAGCAGAAGCTCTCTTTCAAGCTGACGACGCGTGGATTTCATAACCGTCTGGTAAAAACATCAAAGTATATGAAAAGCAAAAAGCATGGGAGTTTGCAACAATTTATAGACTTATTTCTGTAAGAAATTTATGATAAGGAGACATACATTGAAGTCCATATATGATGCGCGCATTGTAAGCCATTGATGGTCCATTAGCTTGAATGTGATGCAGTAGAGAAGGTCAAATGCAGATTCATTCTCTGCCAGGGCATACAGCTATGATATTTAAGTAACTTGAAACCggtaatttttcttatttaactAGATAAAATATTAATCGGATCCTCAAAGAGTGGACTTTCTAAAGTGAAGTGCTGCAAAGTTTCTGCTTATGCTGCTGACAAAATAATACGGAAAGAACAAGagatcttttcttctttttcttttttttttttactttttttccatttaatttttttctttcaaagttTCAAGCAACATTGGGAGTTCAATCGGTACCTGTGAGAAACTTCAAGAAAGTTGCTCCAACCATTGATCGAGGCATGACTGTAGAATACAAACACACAGTTTAACCTCCAGGggaaaaaattactaataataataataacaaatttcAGCACAAGGCTATGCTTTGGATATGTCACTAAGCTTTACAAAAAGCTAAAACAATTGGCCCAAGAAgggatttttcttattttttgtgttctttctAGTATATCAGAAATCTTTCAAGGAAATGTCAGGACTAGAACCTCTCAACTTTTAGGCTACTTCTttgtccaaaaaaaaaaagctttaggCTACTTACCCAATGGCTGCACTATAGATTAATAAGAATGCTATCAAGCTTTGAACATCTAAAATTATTCTTCCTTGGAACTAGAAAcagaataattaatttcatgAAACAGAGAAACAAAAGGAATATATTTGAAAAGGTATTGGTGACCTCCAGACGTTGtggatataaataaaatagatgAGCTTCTTCTGTTTCAAGAAATAACCTGCTTCCAGTTCAAGCATCTGAATGAGCATGAATGTGATGTTGACACCAGCTACAGCAAATGGGTATTCCCATACTGACCGATCACCTTCTCTCTTTTGAAGAAGATCCTGGAAGGACTTCTGCAttgaaaggtcaagcacactgaAAATTTAATCAACTTCAAAGTATATATTTGCAAGGGAGTACAACTATTACAATTCCGATGGAAATAATGATTCAAACATGAAATTGTATTATGCATATACTCAGGCAATCACAGGCCACAAATGTGATAGAATATAGAGACATATCCTAACACAACAAAGCACTGCTGCATACATGAGAAACACAGATAAACCATATAATGTTCGCACTCCAAATTATAGTGTCAGCCACAGCTGAACTACACATGGGAGCCTTTCACAAGGCAGCCAAAAGCTTAGTGGGAAACATCTTGTTCTTCGTGCAACATTTTCATTTAATTGCACATTTATGCTCTTAGATGCAAGGTGGACAGATGTCCCAAGAGCACAGAATAGCAGTGTCTTCAAGTTATTGATCATTTTACTAGCTATTGTACTTTATAATATGTTTGATTCAAGAACATATGCATGCCTACAAGTGCAATTTGGAAAGACACCCAAGGAACACAAAACCCAACTTCTTAAACTAGCAGACATCTTCAACTGGTTGGTTATTTTTTGGCCATTAATTCAACTAAAAATCATTAGATTATTTAATGCATAAGAATTCACGAAGCATCTACTGAATGAAGGAAAAGAAGGGATtaataaaacatcatgaaaacaactGAATTGTACAACGAGAGTGTGAGCTGATCAAAGGTGTGAAAACAGTACGCACCGGAAAATTTCTAGCAAAGAATAACAAATTTTCCAGTGATATAAAACCACCACCCCTGCAAGATAAATCCAAATACCATACATGTATCACCACAGTATTAGAGGGGAAAAAAAGGAGCAATAATGAAATTAAAGGTTTGACTGATTTACCTAAAATCTGTTGATGGATCCTTTCCTTGCCAGCCCATTTCCTTCCACTGCTCAGATATCAAGCCACAAAGTTCTTCTTCAGGAAAGGCAGCATTCCACAAAGCCCTTAAAGCTTCCTAGAGTAAGTACAGTAATAGTACATCACGATGAGAACAGAACGCCTTCAACTTCACAAATGTGATCTAATAGTAATTATGAGTAAAATCACTTATGTGTATTAAAAATCTATCAAACAAGGAATGTATTGGGTATATGAACACTATTTTGCATCACATTCAAAAGGTTAAAGTCAGAAATTTCAAGTTTTCAACGGAAGTTATACCTGATGCTCAGGGATTGAACTATCATAGGAAACATCAATGCGATTTTGTAACTTATGCAAGCACTCCTCCTGATAAtaagaaataaggaaaaataattgaatttacaCAATTTATAAATCACAACTTTAGAAGAAAGAAACTGCAACTATTCCACCTAACAATCCACGGAGGACATAGAAACAAAAGTTGAATCAACATAAATTACAAATCACAGCTTCAGAAAAAAAAGACAGACAGCTAGTAATTTAAAGATAGAAGGGTGTAGCTTCTAGTGTGACACCAATTAGACAAGAACTTCCCAccaggaaaaagaaaatattaacaCTATTCAATTATCCTTATACAAAGAATCATAAGTTAATATATAAATGTTCTGAGTAAAAGAATATACAATTTAGGTTCATTGTCTTAATAGCATTGGGGCTTGAGCCTTGAAGGGAGACAAAATTACtgcaatttaattatataaaaaaaagtcacCTGAGCAGGGGTTAATTCAAAAGAAGGGCGAATATCACTCTCTCTTCCTTGTGCACACACACAAGAAAGACCACGACCAAGCCATGCTGCTGATCCTGCGACAACTTCAGCTGTAACAAAATAAAACCTTCTGCTTATGAAAACAAAGTTCCTAAATTCTATTCTATAACAAGGAAACAAGTAAAAGAATTTAAACTGTTTAAATATTGGCTTAAACTTTATTAATTCCACAGACAAGTAGAAGAATATCAATAAGGACATGCTACAACCTCAATTCTCATGCACAAGTGCCTTCAAAATTCCAAACAAAGGAATGCAAGCTTCCTACAAGACCTTTAGagaaaaacaattacagatcTAACAATCTTTCTACAGACCCATATTAATGCAATATAAAGTGGGGAAAAAACCTATGAGTTATGCCTAAAATTAAAGAGCAACAAGACTTACAAACAGGCTAATAAAAGTTGAAATACGAGCAAGTTAAAACAAACATAAGTCCTCAATCATTCCAGACACTGTCAGAAAAGAGCAAGAGAACATCTGGTATACAAATATGTATCAATAGATTAATGCATACTAAGAAAGGTTCTCCTCCAAAAGTTTGCATGCTATAAAGGTACGCTCAGCCCATAGAACAGCCTTGCTATCCAATTACTTCTTGCCCATTTATAAATCTTATTTGTATTTACCAAATTCTTCAAGAGATGGAATGTCGCAAATAAATTAACTATAACTTTTAGCAAGAATAAAAAGCATACAGCCCATACCAACCAGAAAATCAGAATGTGATGTTTAGATAGCAAGTTGAAACATAATcaagataaaataaattctaataaaagcttttccataaaaaattttaaaaaataaaagaagaagaagaagatcacCAACCAaagtaaaattaatgaatagtAAAAGTAAGTATGTGCAACAAGCTCACTTACCAATACAGTTTTGTATATCAGCACACATTAAGCTAGCCTGAAAGTCAATGTTAGTAAAACCTAATCATACATGGCCTGATCTCAAATCACGTATTGATGTTCAAAGAAGGAAAAAGGTGGGAACGAACAGAGGAGAACCAAGTTTTTGGCAGTAAATGGAAGTTTTCAGAGGGTGTTGGAGAAAAATCACAGAGGAAATCAAAACATTACCAGACGTCGATTGGCAGGTGTTGCTACCTCGTTCGAGACCTTGAGATATTCTCCTGACAGCGACAAATGACCCACCTCTGTCATCCATtcctctcctctctctctctctctctctctctctctctctctctctctcgcttgTCAACCCTCTACATTAACATGATCATCTCACAAACCCTAAACAATTCCTCGTAACAATCCACTACTGGAAACGAAGACGAAAACCAAACCAAATCAGAATCCaattttgggggggggggggggggttaacgcattaatgatttattataaaatctGACCTAGATGGTATCTAAACCACCAAGAGCTCGGTCCAGAATCCGAAATGCCAGAGAAATCAGTATTAACTTGGATCGGAATCAGAAAGAACTGATTCGAACTCAAATTACCATAAAATAGGAAGAATGCAGAACGAGCGCTTCTAGTCCCTCGGTCaattaaccaaaaaaaaataataataataacaataataaaagaGTTCAATTAGGGCTAGAAACTGAACCAAATGCCTAcaaaaattggaaaaaaaaaaaaaaaaaaaaaaaaaaaaaaaaaaaagaggaaaatgGAGCTCAGGTTATTGGCGAAGTTGTTCTTGGAAGAGCGAGGCGAAAATCTTGAAATAAATGCCGAAAATATACACAgaataataagaaataaaaaaacttctatttaaaaaaaagctaGGGTTTCGAGATCTAAAAGATGGGAAGTTAACAGAGAGAGAAACAGTTGGTCTCTCTCAGTTTCTGTGGATTATGGATTATTGTTTGGATGTTAGTCTGGCGAGGCGGCCGATATTTTTTAGAGAATATAGAGTGGGAAAAAAGAATCTAAATAGCGAAATAAAATGTTGTATTGAATCTTTtggtctaaattttttttttttaatttttatttcctaAAGTACAGAAGGCAACGGATTTAAACGGAAAAGGCATGGAGCGGGAAACAAACAGTTAGCCTGGTCTGGTCAGGTCAGAGAGGCAATTCCCGCATGAGGTCCAAACCGTTAGCATAATTTTGTAATTTGAACCCTTAAagtgaaattttcttttttgaattcatttttattcatttacgAGTTTTCACAacgaatatttatttttttagaataatAAATGTTGAATATTAAGTGATATAATTCGTGTGATTATATtgtatcaattaaaatatactttgattgaaaatatgtttttaatttgaattatatttttattcaatggtttattgaataaaatttctctttttttaaataaatctctCTTGttaatattacaaaataaatgaaaacaGATACACAAAGttaattgagttttttttttttttctaaaaaatagaaCTGCAAAAGAAATGAAAGTCAGGTgaaatgaaaattgaaagaatgaatgagaaGACGAAATTGGCCTTATGAGCAGAAGAAAAACGGTCACATGGAATGTTGCCGAAAGTGGACCATGGGGCCGTGATGGATAGAGTTGATTTAAGTGCGGACCCACGGCAACATCATGTGTACTTGCTCACTCGTGATAAGACCTCTAAATTAGAGTCATGGTCCACACGCATGGGTCTCTTTCTTTCAACCCTTTTTTGGTTCTTTAAGGCAGCAGTCAACTTTGCGTGGGTGCGAATTTTTCAAAAGTTTTTTGTAACatggtttttttatttaaatcaattaattaattttcgtAACTTAACTGGCACGATCTCCACCAATTTAGGAGAACATTCACAAAGAATACGAGAGATTGAAAATAAATACACCCTTCCTTTACTCCGACAGCATCCAGCATGGCTTCAACAAATGTGATATTTCATATCGTTCAAATTTTTAACTCTCTTTTTACTAAAATCACAATGTTGTTGTAaattatagttaatttttttttttaacttgcaTGGTTTATGATCTATATTGTATCAACAATTGAGAAAGGCTAAAAAGAAAGACCACtataaatttaacttaaaaaaaatataaataataaaaattaaatcgaaaggATAAAAAATCCTAaagtttgattcaaaaaaaaaatcctaaagtcaacagaaaaaaaaaactaaagccaacagagaaagaaatTTTTACCGCAGCCATAAAGTCACTATGCTCCTATTGCTATGTAAAATGATGTTATCAGCAAAATTCGAAAGCAAATTTAAGAATatctaaacattaaaaataaaaagagcatTTAGTAAATCTCAAACAAATAcaaaacatagtcaaataaaatCGTTCATGGCAAGAATGGCTAAACAAAGTCCAAACGATGATACTTTATATTTTGAGACAACGGTGAGCGTCGGGACGATataaaatctataaaatatgCAACGAATCATATAGAATAATCATTGTGAttaaagaaaatacaaaattaaacttattaaaatataaatggatGATTTTCactgtttaaaaaataaatcaaccaTTATTAGGCCTGTGcagatttcggtttaaaccgaaaaaccgaaccgaaccgattaatttcggtttttcggttcggttaatcgggatgatcggtttggttcggttagtataattaaaattattcggttttcggttcggttcggtttaaacgtgttaaataaccgatcaaaccgaaataaccgatttCGGTTCTAATCCCAAGCCCGAGCCCTCCCCCTCCCCCTCTGATACCCAACCCAGGCCAGCACCCCCAACCCTCGGCCCAGGCGTTCGCCTCCCCCCTCCCAATTTCCCCTCCCCCCAGCGCGAAATGAAACCCTTATTCACAATTTCACATCACTCACACTCACTCTGATACCCAATCCCTAACCCTAACGACGACGCCCTCCCCCTCCCCCTCTGAAAGAAGTCACAAATCGCTCGCCCTCTTCCCATCGATCTGCTGAAAGAAGTGGGAGTTGCTCACCCTCTTCCCGTCGATCTGCTGAAAGAAGTGGGAGTTGCTCACCCTCATCCCGTCGCTCGCCATCAATCTCTTTCCCTCCCTCCCTAGTCCAGTAGTCCCAATTGATTTGCTGAGTGTCACTGTCACTGCCGACCGTCGACCGTCGACCGTCTGTGATCTCTTCTGTTGGCTTATAATTTGAGGTATGGTTTTTATTTTGTTGCTAAAAAATTGAATCTGCTTATTGAGTTCTTGCATTGGGTTCTCTCTGATTAGCAAATGGGAAGAAAAAAGCTTTCATTTTCTGCAAATATGATAAGAAGATTTGGGGTTTCAGATACATAATTgttaattttgttttttccCTTGATATTGTCAAAAATAGAGCTAGCTTCGTTTCATTGTTCTGGTTTCTTTCACCCAATATCTTTCTACGTTTCATtgcagatttcggtttgaatcgaaccgaaccgaatcgaaccgatttttatcggttcggttcagttcggttatATAATCAtaatcggttatttcggtttttaaaattttgacatttcggttttcggttttttcggttcggttcggttcggaaccgaaccgaccgattgcacaggcCTAACCATTATGGTAGACATGCAGATAGGAGGCTGAGCTCCTTCCTAAGCTTCAAATTCGAAGATTGATTTGCAAACaatacaaaaaataaacaagaaaaataagaataacGAAAtgcatcaaaaatattttttaatgggcATGTGCCGGtgcattcaaagaaaaaaatcaaaaaattatttacattttaaCTCCATGAGCATTGAGAAGCAAGAACGAAGAGATTTTTTCTCTAAAAAACTTAAAGAGAGAAGCGCATTTATTGTTATCAAATATATAAGCTGTAATTTCAAATCTTGAAATTTATTATGCTTTGACAACTTTAC
The Manihot esculenta cultivar AM560-2 chromosome 1, M.esculenta_v8, whole genome shotgun sequence genome window above contains:
- the LOC110618173 gene encoding ELMO domain-containing protein C isoform X1, with protein sequence MSLLIFFYLSVELIKFKPIFKQFKFFYLFPCYRIEFRNFVFISRRFYFVTAEVVAGSAAWLGRGLSCVCAQGRESDIRPSFELTPAQEECLHKLQNRIDVSYDSSIPEHQEALRALWNAAFPEEELCGLISEQWKEMGWQGKDPSTDFRGGGFISLENLLFFARNFPKSFQDLLQKREGDRSVWEYPFAVAGVNITFMLIQMLELEAVMPRSMVGATFLKFLTENESAFDLLYCITFKLMDHQWLTMRASYMDFNTVMKSTRRQLERELLLDDISRLEDMPSYGLLTL
- the LOC110618173 gene encoding ELMO domain-containing protein C isoform X2; its protein translation is MTEVGHLSLSGEYLKVSNEVATPANRRLASLMCADIQNCIAEVVAGSAAWLGRGLSCVCAQGRESDIRPSFELTPAQEECLHKLQNRIDVSYDSSIPEHQEALRALWNAAFPEEELCGLISEQWKEMGWQGKDPSTDFRGGGFISLENLLFFARNFPKSFQDLLQKREGDRSVWEYPFAVAGVNITFMLIQMLELEAVMPRSMVGATFLKFLTENESAFDLLYCITFKLMDHQWLTMRASYMDFNTVMKSTRRQLERELLLDDISRLEDMPSYGLLTL
- the LOC110618173 gene encoding ELMO domain-containing protein C isoform X3 is translated as MSLLIFFYLSVELIKFKPIFKQFKFFYLFPCYRIEFRNFVFISRRFYFVTAEVVAGSAAWLGRGLSCVCAQGRESDIRPSFELTPAQEECLHKLQNRIDVSYDSSIPEHQEALRALWNAAFPEEELCGLISEQWKEMGWQGKDPSTDFRGGGFISLENLLFFARNFPKSFQDLLQKREGDRSVWEYPFAVAGVNITFMLIQMLELEAVMPRSMVGATFLKFLTENESAFDLLYCITFKLMDHQWLTMRASYMDFNVIAHAFFLSLLFRWFYG
- the LOC110618173 gene encoding ELMO domain-containing protein C isoform X4 codes for the protein MDDRGGSFVAVRRISQGLERGSNTCQSTSAEVVAGSAAWLGRGLSCVCAQGRESDIRPSFELTPAQEECLHKLQNRIDVSYDSSIPEHQEALRALWNAAFPEEELCGLISEQWKEMGWQGKDPSTDFRGGGFISLENLLFFARNFPKSFQDLLQKREGDRSVWEYPFAVAGVNITFMLIQMLELEAVMPRSMVGATFLKFLTENESAFDLLYCITFKLMDHQWLTMRASYMDFNTVMKSTRRQLERELLLDDISRLEDMPSYGLLTL